Part of the Pseudarthrobacter sp. L1SW genome, GGTGCCGTGCACCGGATCGTAACCCTTGGACTCTGTGAGGTAGGTGGGCATGTAGGACGTCAGCGCGTAGCCGGCGGTGTTTGCTGCGGCCACCAGGATCATGGCAATAATAATGGAGCGCCAGTAGGCCTTGACGATGCCCACCGGGCCCTTCGCCGTTGCCTGGTCGGATGACGCCGCATGCTTCGCGAGATCCTCCTGGGCGTCCAGGGTGGCCTGGAACTGGGGGGACTCCTCGATCTTGCTCCGGAAGTAGACCGCGATCAGGCCCAGGGGCCCGGCCACCAGGAACGGAATACGCCAGCCCCACTCCTCCATGGCTGCCTGCCCGAGCGTCAGCTGCAGGACCGAGACCAGGGCGGCCCCGATGGCGAAGCCCAGGTAGCTGCCCAGGTCCAGGAAGCTGGCGAAGAACCCGCGGCGCTTGTCCGGGGCGTATTCGCTGACGAACGTGGTGGCGCCGGCGTATTCACCGCCGGTGGAGAAGCCCTGGACGATCTTCAGCAGCACCAGGAGGCCTGCGGCCCACAGCCCGATCTGGGCGTAACCGGGCAGGAGGCCGATGGCGAACGTGCTCGCAGCCATCAGCATCAGCGTGGCAGCGAGGATCTTCTGCCGGCCCATCTTGTCGCCCATCCAGCCGAAGATCACGCCGCCCAGGGGACGGGCAATGAACGTGGCGGCGAAGGTGCCCAGCAGGAACAGCGTCTGGGTGGTGGGGTCGGACTCCGGCAGGAACACCGGACCCATGGTGGTGATGAGGTAGCCGAACACGCCGACGTCGTACCATTCCATGGTGTTGCCCACGATGGTTCCGCCGAGGGCTTTTTTCAGCATGGGCTGGTTGACGACATTAACGTCCGACTCCTTGAGTCGGCGGCGCGCGAGCAGCTTCGGCTTGCGCGGGCTCTTGGAATGAGCCGACGACGGCGGCGCGCCAGGGGGTGTAGCTTGGTTGGTTCCTGAGGCGCTGGTAGCGCCTGCGGAAGAGTCGGTCGTGCTTCGGTCTGTGGGCATTTGGGCAACTCCTGTGGAGGTCATTTGCTTGCGACTTGTAGCTGCCCCGCTCCGGGCAGGCCTTCAATTTTACGCGAATGCCGTAGCGCCTGCGTGGTTTATGCCGTAGGATCACCCGTTTGGCAGCCGTATTCAGCAGGTTTGCCCGAATTCTTTTCCCGGCTTTTCCCGCGCCATCACTGGCATGCGGCGGGACCAGGCCCATCGTTACCTAATCTTTTCCGTTGAACGCGCCACACCCCCGCATATTTGCCCTGAAACAGCGCCAAAAGTGACCGCGACCACGCCGTTGCAGAAGCCGCCGGGCGTGGATCCGGCCGCCGTTTCAGGTGCACTTTGATGGCCCAGGCGGAGGGGGTTCACAGGTGCCGTGAGCGTCCCTAAGGTTGTTCCATGGAAACACTTTCTTTCAAGTAGGGGACGCCTGCGGCCATGCCACTGCGGGCCGCTTCGAAAGTTCTTAATGGGGGCCCAGCTCTGGTCACTCTCGATAGCACTTCATCTGTGGAAAGGAAGAACAAATGGCTGACGAAAAACGTGAATCCCACATCAGTCCAGAGGTTGCGGACCACCTTGCGGCGGCAATGGAAACTCCGGACATGCCGGGTGCGGCAGCACCGCTTTCCCCCGCGGGGGCTGGCGGCCAGCAGACCTGGCCGGACGGCAATGGAAAGCGGCGGCATCCGAAGGAGCGCGGATCCGCCCACGGCCGGATGGGACAGGGCGCCGCAGTAACGGCGATCCACCGCACCAGCCGGCCGCAGATGCCGCACTCGTCCTAGGAGCGGACCGCTTCCAGGACGCGCATCCGCCCTGGCGACGCGTGAATGGCCTGGTGACACCCGAATACCCGTGTCGCCAGGCCTTTTCCGTGTCCCGGGACAATATGCGCGTCCAGGACTGCCATCCAAGTCGGTTGCCGGGAGCTGGAGGCAAACGTGCTTGCGGCCCGTCGGTTCAGTCTTCGCGCACTACCTCTGCCGGGTCCTTGTCCAGCCGCCAGCCCCTCCAGCGCGGGTGGCGCAGGCGTCCGGTCCCGGTCCATTCGCCGTACGTCACCTCGCCCACCAACTGCGGCGCCACCCAGTGCGCGTCCGCCGCGTCCGGCCGCGGAACGTCCAGGAACGGCGAGGTTTTCCGGGCCAGGCGGTCCACGGTCTGGCGGAGCTCGGCGAGTTCCCGGCCGCTGAATCCGCTGCCCACCCGGCCCACATACTGGAGCTTGTCGCCGTCCGGGATTCCCACCAACAGCGAGCCCACAGTGTCCTGGCGCCCGCCTTTGCCCGGACGCCAGCCGCCCACCACAACCTCCTGCGTCTGCTCCACTTTCAGTTTGATCCATGTACGGGTCCGCTGCCCGCTCACGTACCGGCTGTCCGTCCGCTTTGCCATCACCCCTTCAAGGCCAAGTTCCCGGGCGCTTTCCAGGATGTGTTCCACCTTGTCCTCGAGGACCGGGGATAGCCCGGCGGGGCAGCCTGATGGGGTGAAGAAGTCCTCCAGCCGTTGCCGGCGCTTGGCGAGCGGCAGCCTCCGGAGGTCCGTTCCGTCGTGGTGCAGGAGATCGAAAAGCAGCAGCTGCACGGGAATGGCAGTCCGGGCCCGTGCGACGTCGGCTGGACGGGTGAGCTTCATCCTTCCCTGCAGGAGCCCGAAGTCGGGCCTGCCTGCCGGGCCGATGGCCACGATCTCGCCGTCCGCAACGAACGGCTGGGCCGGCCAGCAGGTCCGATCCACAAGTTCGGGGTAGGTGCTGGTGACATCATTGCCGTTGCGGCTGAAAATCCGTACCGCCTTTTCGTCTCCCACAAGGATGGCGCGAACCCCGTCCCACTTGAGTTCGAACTGCCAGTTGCTGCCCTGCAGGTCCGCTGCATCACCGGAGGTCGCCATCATGGGCCGGTACTCCTCAGGCGAGGCAGCCGTGCCCGTCGCTGCCCGTGCCGCCTGTTCTTCCGCCGTCGTTACCCTCTTTGCCGTCGCCGTATTCGTCGGTACTGCCTTCGTCGGTACGGCCTCCTTGGGCGCCTCTTCCGGGGCCTCCTTCCCGTCCGGCACTTCCTCCTGCCCTTCCCCCGGCGGTGCGTGCCGCCGTCGTCCGCTCCGGGGCTCCTTGTCCATGAGGTGGATGAGCCACTGTCCTTCGGCATCCTTGCCCTGCCCCCGCCCCGTGTGGATCAGGGCGAACTTCCTGCTGCCGCCCAGCCCGCCGCCCTCGGAGCCGTTCAGGGTAACGATGACTTCCCTGCCGTTGATCCACTTCTGCAGTTCATACGTTCCGGTGTCCCAGATGGTCATCTCGCCGGCGCCATACTCCCCCTGGGGGATGGTGCCGTGGAAGGTGAGGTAGTCCATCGGGTGGTCCTCGGTCTGGACGGCGAGGTGGTTCTTCCCGCCGCTGTTCGGGACGCCCTTGGGAAGCGCCCAGGACACCAGGACGCCCTCGTGTTCCAGCCGAAGGTCGAAGTGGAGCCGGCTCGCATGGTGCTCCTGGATGACAAAAGCGTCGCCGGTGCCGGCTGCGCCGCTGAACGGCTCCGGCGTGGCCTGGGGATCACGCATGGAGCGGTACTTCTCCAGCTTGGGGTCATTGCCGGCGTTGACGACGGCGGCGAACGGGTCCCTGCCCTCCTGCACCCGCCGGATCACCGACTTATAGTCCAGATGCGTGAGGCCGGGGGAGCCGATCTCCTCCCAGGTCCGGGGCGCAGCCACCATGGGGGTGGGGCGGCCGCGCAGCGAGTACGGCACAATGGTGGTCTTGGCCGCGTTGTTCTGGCTCCAGTCCACCAGGACCTTGCCTTTGCGCAGGGTCTTTTTCATGTCACTGACGGCCAGGTCCGGGTGGTCGGCCTCAAGGGCGCGGGCAAGTTCCCGGGCGAAGGCGGAGATCTGGTCAGAGGTCTGGCTTCGGTCCAGGGCAGCATACAGGTGGATGCCCTTGCTGCCGCTGGTCACCGGGACAGGGTCCAGGCCCACGTCCTGGAGGATGGTTCGCGCCAGGAGGGCTACTTCCACGCACTCCTCGAGGCCGGCGCCGTCGCCCGGGTCCAGGTCCAGTACCAGCCTGTCCGGATTCAGCTGGTTCCCGTGTGAATCCACCTGCCATTGCGGGACATGGACTTCCAGCGAATTGATCTGGCCGAACCACGCGAGCGTGGCGGGGTCGTTGACCATGGGGTAGTAGATGGTGCGGTCCTTGTGGGTGATGGCTGCACGGGGGAGCCATCCCGGGGCGGAATCCTCAAGGTTCTTCTGGAAGAACACTTCGCCCGGTTTCTCGGCGGTCCCTACTCCGTTCACCCACCGTTTCCTGGTGGCCGGCCGGTTGGCTGCAGCGGGGATCAGGACGTGGCCCACTGCGGCGTAGTAGGCCAGGACATCCGCCTTCGTGGTGCCCGTGGCCGGATAGATGACCTTGTCCAGGTTAGTGAGGGTCAGTTCCCGGCCGGCAACCCGGACACGCTCCTTAGCGGCGGGCACGGGGCTTCACCTCCGGCGCTGCGTGATGTTCACTTGAGGGATGAGAGCCATCTGGAAAGGTGCCATCGCGTTCGGCCTGGTCAACGTGCCCGTGAAGGTCTACAGCGCCACTGAGGATCATGACATCAGTCTGCACCAGGTCCACAATGCCGACGGCGGCCGGATCCGCTACCAGCGCCGGTGCGAGGTCTGCAGCCAGGTCATCGATTATTCGGACATCGAGAAGGCCTACGAGGAAGACGGCCGGACGGTGGTCCTGTCCAAGGACGAGCTCAAAGCCATTCCGGCGGAGAACAGCCACGAGATTGAAGTGGTGCAGTTCGTCCCGTCCGAGCAGCTTGAACCCATGATGTTCGAGAAGAGCTACTACCTTGAGCCGGACTCCAAGTCTCCCAAGGCCTACGTTCTGCTGCGGAGCGCCCTGGAGGACACGGACAGGGTGGCCATTGTCCAGTTCGCCCTCCGTGAGAAGACCCGCCTGGGCGCCTTGCGGATCAAGGACGATGTCCTGGTGCTCCAGTCCCTCCTGTGGCCGGACGAGGTGCGCGAGGCGAAATTCCCTTCCCTGGATGCCTCGGTCAAGATCTCCTCGCAGGAGCGCGATATGTCCGCGGCACTGGTGGAGTCCATGGCGGCTGATTTCGATCCCGCCTCCTTCACGGACGATTACCAGGTCCAGCTCCGCCAGCTCATTGAGGCCAAGCTGGAGCAGGGTGAATCGCTGGACACCGAGGAAACGTTCGGTGTGGAAGCCGGAGAGGGCGGCAAGGGCGAAGTCATCGACCTGATGGAGGCGCTGAAGCGGAGCCTGGACCGGAAACGCGGCGGCGGGTCCGATGCCTCTGCCGGCGCTTCCGGTGATGAGGCTGGCGCTGAAGCCGGCGGGGAATCCGGCGCGGAAGCCGGCGGCAGGCAGGCGGAGGGCGAAAAGCCGGCGGGCAAGCGGTCCACGGCGGCCGCCAAGACGGGTACCGAAAAGACCAGTACCGCCAAGACCAGTGCCGCCAAGACGGCTACTGCCAAGACCGGCACTGCCAAGACCGGCGCCACGGCGAGGTCCACTGCCGCGAAGTCCACGGCAGCGAAATCCGCCGCTACAAAGTCCACGGCAGCAAAATCCACTGCTGCCAAGCCGACGGCGGACAAGGCCGCCGCCAAACCTGCTGCCAAGGCTTCCACCAGTAAGGCGGCGGGCACGCGGGCGCGCAAGCCCGCGTGAAGGGCTGCGTGATGGTCCCCATGGTTGTCCTCGGGCCGTGGTGCCTGCCCGCGCTGTGAATGCCATGTACATGAAACTACTAAGCTTGCTTGCTTTCCGGTAGCGGGTGCGTCTTTACAGCCGACACCCGGGCGTCCACAATGAGTCATCACAGCCTCCGCTGTGCCCAGCAGCGTGCTGTCACTCACGCTGACATGCCACCGGAGAGGGGCGCGGAAATGAACGATCGGGCGCAAACAGCCGAGGCGGACCTCGCGCTCAAGCAGAAACACCGGGCCATGTGGGCGTCGGGGGACTATCCCGCACTGGCCAGCGAACTCCTCCTTGAGCTGGGGGCCATCCTGGTGGAAGCCTGCGGCATCACTTCCCGCCACCGCGTTCTGGACATCGGCGCCGGAGCGGGCAACGCCGCCATCCCCGCCGCCATGATGGGCGCGAAGGTGGTGGCGAGCGATCTCACCCCCGAACTGTTCGACGCCGGCCGCCACCAGGCGGCCGACCGGGGCGTGGTGCTTGAATGGAAGGAAGGGGACGCCGAGGCCCTGCCTTTCGGCGACCATGAGTTCGACACCGTGATGTCCTGCCTCGGCGTCATGTTCGCTCCCCACCACCAGGCCGCCGCTGATGAGCTGCTGCGGGTCTGCAAACCGGGCGGCACCATCGGACTTCTCAGCTGGACCCCGGACGGGTTTATCGGCAAGATGTTCGCGGCCATGAAGCCCTTCGCCCCGCCGCCT contains:
- a CDS encoding MFS transporter, encoding MPTDRSTTDSSAGATSASGTNQATPPGAPPSSAHSKSPRKPKLLARRRLKESDVNVVNQPMLKKALGGTIVGNTMEWYDVGVFGYLITTMGPVFLPESDPTTQTLFLLGTFAATFIARPLGGVIFGWMGDKMGRQKILAATLMLMAASTFAIGLLPGYAQIGLWAAGLLVLLKIVQGFSTGGEYAGATTFVSEYAPDKRRGFFASFLDLGSYLGFAIGAALVSVLQLTLGQAAMEEWGWRIPFLVAGPLGLIAVYFRSKIEESPQFQATLDAQEDLAKHAASSDQATAKGPVGIVKAYWRSIIIAMILVAAANTAGYALTSYMPTYLTESKGYDPVHGTLLTIPVLVVMSLCIPLTGKLSDRIGRRPVLWIGAVSTVVLATPAFLLIGIGEIWSTLAGLALIAFPVTFYVANLASALPAQFPTSSRYGAMGIAYNFSVAIFGGTTPFIVAALISATGNDMMPAYYLMGTSLVGAVAIYFLKESAQRPLPGSMPSVDTQAEARELVATQDENPLINLDELPFETQDITDAREAEKVPAGA
- a CDS encoding ATP-dependent DNA ligase, translating into MPAAKERVRVAGRELTLTNLDKVIYPATGTTKADVLAYYAAVGHVLIPAAANRPATRKRWVNGVGTAEKPGEVFFQKNLEDSAPGWLPRAAITHKDRTIYYPMVNDPATLAWFGQINSLEVHVPQWQVDSHGNQLNPDRLVLDLDPGDGAGLEECVEVALLARTILQDVGLDPVPVTSGSKGIHLYAALDRSQTSDQISAFARELARALEADHPDLAVSDMKKTLRKGKVLVDWSQNNAAKTTIVPYSLRGRPTPMVAAPRTWEEIGSPGLTHLDYKSVIRRVQEGRDPFAAVVNAGNDPKLEKYRSMRDPQATPEPFSGAAGTGDAFVIQEHHASRLHFDLRLEHEGVLVSWALPKGVPNSGGKNHLAVQTEDHPMDYLTFHGTIPQGEYGAGEMTIWDTGTYELQKWINGREVIVTLNGSEGGGLGGSRKFALIHTGRGQGKDAEGQWLIHLMDKEPRSGRRRHAPPGEGQEEVPDGKEAPEEAPKEAVPTKAVPTNTATAKRVTTAEEQAARAATGTAASPEEYRPMMATSGDAADLQGSNWQFELKWDGVRAILVGDEKAVRIFSRNGNDVTSTYPELVDRTCWPAQPFVADGEIVAIGPAGRPDFGLLQGRMKLTRPADVARARTAIPVQLLLFDLLHHDGTDLRRLPLAKRRQRLEDFFTPSGCPAGLSPVLEDKVEHILESARELGLEGVMAKRTDSRYVSGQRTRTWIKLKVEQTQEVVVGGWRPGKGGRQDTVGSLLVGIPDGDKLQYVGRVGSGFSGRELAELRQTVDRLARKTSPFLDVPRPDAADAHWVAPQLVGEVTYGEWTGTGRLRHPRWRGWRLDKDPAEVVRED
- a CDS encoding Ku protein, producing MRAIWKGAIAFGLVNVPVKVYSATEDHDISLHQVHNADGGRIRYQRRCEVCSQVIDYSDIEKAYEEDGRTVVLSKDELKAIPAENSHEIEVVQFVPSEQLEPMMFEKSYYLEPDSKSPKAYVLLRSALEDTDRVAIVQFALREKTRLGALRIKDDVLVLQSLLWPDEVREAKFPSLDASVKISSQERDMSAALVESMAADFDPASFTDDYQVQLRQLIEAKLEQGESLDTEETFGVEAGEGGKGEVIDLMEALKRSLDRKRGGGSDASAGASGDEAGAEAGGESGAEAGGRQAEGEKPAGKRSTAAAKTGTEKTSTAKTSAAKTATAKTGTAKTGATARSTAAKSTAAKSAATKSTAAKSTAAKPTADKAAAKPAAKASTSKAAGTRARKPA
- a CDS encoding class I SAM-dependent methyltransferase, translating into MNDRAQTAEADLALKQKHRAMWASGDYPALASELLLELGAILVEACGITSRHRVLDIGAGAGNAAIPAAMMGAKVVASDLTPELFDAGRHQAADRGVVLEWKEGDAEALPFGDHEFDTVMSCLGVMFAPHHQAAADELLRVCKPGGTIGLLSWTPDGFIGKMFAAMKPFAPPPPPGAQPAPLWGSEDHVRELLGNRVTDVHTRKQALVVRSFHQPEDFVRYFKSHYGPTISVYKSIAEDVDKVKALDKALTELADSFGDAHGDTPFQMEWEYLLFTAKKAKENG